A single genomic interval of Helianthus annuus cultivar XRQ/B chromosome 13, HanXRQr2.0-SUNRISE, whole genome shotgun sequence harbors:
- the LOC110897402 gene encoding CDPK-related kinase 7 → MGLCHGKPNQTLENQLENTNSLDEIEPTTLNSTNKTSKTSNFPYYSPSPFHNSSAFKNSPANSSVSSTPLRIFKRSFAPPSPAKHIRALLARRHGSVKPNEASIPEGNEFVVGLDKNFGYSKQLLSNYELGEEVGRGHFGYTCVAKGKKGSMKGQDVAVKVIPKSKMTTAIAIEDARREVKILKALTGHDNLVQFYDAYEDEDNVYIVMELCKGGELLDRILARGGKYSEEDAKAVMVQILRVTAYCHLQGVVHRDLKPENFLFISKDEHSLLKAIDFGLSDYVKPDERLNDIVGSAYYVAPEVLHRSYGTEADMWSIGVIAYILLCGSRPFWARTESGIFRAVLKADPSFDEAPWPSLSTEAVDFVKRLLNKDYRKRLTASQALSHPWLANYHDVRIPLDMIIYKTVKSYICSSPLRKAALVAVAKTLTVTDLGYIRDQFVSLGPNKSGFIFMQNFKSALLKNCTEAVKDSRVLDFVHMVSSLQYKKMDFEEFGAAAISIHQLEAMDNWEQLARRAYELFEKDGNRPIMIEELASELGLSPSIPVHVVLQDWIRHADGKLSFLGFVRLLHGASSRAFQKA, encoded by the exons ATGGGACTTTGTCATGGAAAACCCAATCAAACCCTCGAAAATCAACTCGAAAACACGAATTCCCTCGACGAAATCGAACCAACAACACTAAATTCCACTAACAAAACATCAAAAACATCAAATTTCCCATATTATAGCCCAAGCCCATTTCACAACAGTTCTGCATTCAAGAACTCACCTGCAAACTCTAGCGTAAGTTCGACGCCTTTACGGATATTCAAACGGTCTTTCGCACCGCCATCGCCTGCGAAACATATACGGGCTTTGCTTGCTAGACGACACGGGTCCGTTAAGCCGAATGAGGCTTCGATTCCTGAAGGAAATGAGTTTGTGGTTGGGTTAGATAAGAATTTTGGGTATTCGAAACAGTTGTTGAGTAATTATGAGCTTGGCGAAGAAGTGGGTCGGGGGCATTTTGGGTATACTTGTGTTGCGAAGGGTAAGAAAGGGAGTATGAAGGGTCAAGATGTTGCTGTTAAAGTCATCCCCAAATCAaag atGACAACGGCAATTGCCATTGAAGATGCTAGGAGAGAAGTAAAAATATTAAAGGCTTTAACGGGTCACGACAATCTTGTTCAGTTTTACGATGCTTATGAGGATGAAGATAATGTCTATATAGTTATGGA GTTATGCAAAGGTGGTGAACTATTAGACAGGATACTTGCAAG GGGTGGTAAATACTCCGAAGAAGATGCGAAGGCCGTTATGGTCCAAATATTAAGAGTCACCGCGTATTGTCACCTACAAGGTGTGGTTCACCGCGATCTCAAGCCTGAG AATTTTTTGTTTATATCTAAGGACGAGCATTCACTCCTTAAAGCCATTGACTTTGGACTCTCCGACTATGTAAAGCCAG ATGAGCGGTTGAACGATATTGTTGGAAGTGCATACTATGTAGCTCCCGAGGTCTTACATAGATCATATGGAACAGAAGCCGACATGTGGAGTATTGGTGTCATTGCTTATATTCTTTTATGTGGAAGTCGGCCCTTTTGGGCCCGCACAGAGTCCGGAATCTTCCGGGCCGTTTTGAAGGCGGACCCGAGTTTTGATGAAGCCCCGTGGCCTTCTTTGTCAACCGAAGCGGTTGACTTTGTCAAAAGGTTGTTAAACAAAGATTACCGAAAAAGACTTACCGCTTCACAAGCTCTAA GTCATCCATGGTTGGCCAATTATCACGATGTGAGAATACCGTTGGATATGATAATCTACAAGACCGTAAAATCATATATATGTTCATCTCCTCTACGAAAAGCTGCTTTAGTG GCTGTCGCAAAGACTTTGACAGTTACAGATCTCGGTTATATTCGTGACCAATTTGTGTCGTTAGGGCCGAATAAAAGCGGATTTATATTCATGCAAAACTTCAAATCG GCTTTATTGAAGAATTGCACCGAGGCTGTAAAGGATTCGCGCGTGCTAGATTTTGTCCATATG GTGAGTTCTCTTCAATACAAAAAAATGGATTTTGAGGAATTTGGAGCGGCAGCCATTAGCATTCATCAGTTAGAAGCAATGGACAACTGGGAGCAACTTGCACGTCGTGCGTATGAGCTCTTTGAAAAAGACGGAAATCGCCCTATCATGATCGAAGAACTTGCCTCG GAACTTGGGCTAAGCCCGTCGATACCAGTTCACGTGGTTCTTCAAGACTGGATTAGACATGCAGACGGTAAGCTCAGTTTCTTAGGATTCGTTCGGCTTCTGCATGGAGCCTCATCACGCGCATTCCAGAAGGCTTGA
- the LOC110900423 gene encoding uncharacterized protein LOC110900423: MAGTKLVQKSDEWAWNSDGPKAFSVQLVKLWLRSEDSVDDMQNFEWCKWLPLKCNVFMWRACLDRIPTKVALRRRNIGNGERLCGLCQEFEESVDHLFAACRIAVEVWNGIARWVHMPNIYLFSIMDVLQAVDHSGLSKGKKEIVYGIFVLTCWRIWKARNEKVFNNISRNMAEIVSDVKSLGFLWFSCRSKNSVVDWKGWKFFNFEVM, encoded by the coding sequence ATGGCTGGAACGAAATTGGTGCAAAAATCCGATGAGTGGGCTTGGAACTCTGATGGGCCGAAGGCCTTTTCTGTGCAGCTTGTTAAACTTTGGCTGCGAAGTGAAGACTCGGTGGATGACATGCAAAACTTTGAATGGTGCAAGTGGCTTCCTTTGAAGTGTAATGTTTTTATGTGGAGGGCGTGCTTGGATAGAATCCCTACCAAAGTGGCGCTAAGAAGAAGAAATATTGGAAACGGGGAGCGTTTGTGTGGCTTATGTCAGGAGTTTGAAGAGAGTGTTGATCATTTATTTGCGGCTTGTCGTATCGCGGTTGAGGTGTGGAATGGTATCGCCCGGTGGGTGCACATGCcgaatatttatttattttctatcATGGACGTTTTGCAAGCGGTGGACCACTCAGGATTATCCAAGGGTAAAAAGGAGATAGTATATGGTATATTTGTCTTAACTTGTTGGCGCATATGGAAGGCCCGGAACGAAAAGGTGTTTAACAACATTAGTAGAAACATGGCTGAGATTGTTTCTGATGTAAAATCGTTGGGCTTTCTTTGGTTTAGTTGTAGAAGTAAGAATAGTGTGGTGGATTGGAAGGGTTGGAAGTTTTTTAATTTTGAAGTGATGTAA